One region of Oryza glaberrima chromosome 7, OglaRS2, whole genome shotgun sequence genomic DNA includes:
- the LOC127778316 gene encoding remorin 4.1: MLSEHTAASGSRSSSSRGADDREIVISTGREIVVRSGGEEREEEVVVEEELEEPEFRDIHALSPPPTPTPTPSQPSSYHRRRRESWESAAGSRHTSIRSVGSDTAPSELFPTMSREFSAMVAAAANANANAAAAAAAAANGGDSSRAGVDDALGRIGEDELEETNPLAIVPDSNPIPSPRRAHLALPAPGDVSSAGGGHGDEVSVGQVKKEEVESKIAAWQIAEVAKVNNRFKREEVVINGWEGDQVEKANAWLKKYERKLEEKRAKAMEKAQNEVAKARRKAEEKRASAEAKRGTKVARVLELANFMRAVGRAPSKRSFF, encoded by the exons ATGTTGAGTGAACATACGGCGGCTAGTGgtagcaggagcagcagcagccgcggcgccgacgaccgGGAGATTGTCATCAGCACCGGCCGGGAGATCGTCGTCAGAAGCGGGggtgaggagagggaggaggaggtggtggtggaggaggagctcgaGGAGCCGGAGTTCAGGGACATCCACGCGCTgagcccgccgccgacgccgacgccgacgccgagccaGCCGTCGTCGTACCACCGGCGGAGGAGGGAGTCGTGGGAGTCCGCGGCGGGGAGCAGGCACACGTCGATCCGCTCCGTGGGGAGCGACACCGCCCCAAGTGAGCTCTTTCCTACTATGAGCAGGGAGTTCTCGGCCATGGTCGCCGCAGCAGCCAACGCcaacgccaacgccgccgccgccgccgcagcagccgcgaACGGCGGGGACTCCAGCCGCGCCGGGGTGGACGACGCGCTGGGGAGGATCGGGGAGGACGAGCTCGAGGAGACGAACCCGCTCGCCATCGTCCCGGACAGCAACCCCATCCCGTCCCCTCGCCGCGCCCACCTCGCGCTCCCCGCTCCCGGCGACGTGtcgtcggcgggcggcggccacggcgacgaGGTGTCGGTGGGGCAGGtgaagaaggaggaggtggagtcCAAGATCGCCGCGTGGCAGATCGCCGAGGTCGCCAAGGTCAACAACCGCTTCAAGCGCGAGGAGGTCGTCATCAATGGCTGGGAGGGCGACCAGGTCGAGAAGGCCAACGCCTGGCTCAAGAAGTACGAG AGGAagctggaggagaagagggcCAAGGCGATGGAGAAGGCGCAGAACGAGGTGGCGAAGGCGCGGCGGAAGGCGGAGGAGAAGCGGGCGTCGGCGGAGGCGAAGAGGGGCACCAAGGTGGCGCGCGTGCTGGAGCTCGCCAACTTCATGAGGGCCGTGGGGAGGGCGCCATCCAAGCGCTCCTTCTTCTGA
- the LOC127778315 gene encoding uncharacterized protein LOC127778315 — MEASGSEPGRPWTVSATWAPAGGAAVEDAVSFETSADDAEAVPSAVFLERPSPDGDGDAPPCEVTVHFRGKYEIHRVYVRSTARIYEIYYTTDPKDSSKDYLCTVRCGPAVKEPLPSAEESMPQWSSDASTSEKHEHETKSVSSSIDEDSWVDVKIPELHVEKNRSKSQEPNAIGAKQETTLAHYEATAEITDASPCVSLTVRLLSLQSKTSVHIEEIYIFADPVEPTNDESETRPGNMGGSSLLAMLVPSLMQMSKSRNQKTDNKYFSDASRTQLSQGCAMAVNNSPCENVVRDAEPCSTDDLNFKSAGMESKLNAIDGDTITYEKGNHYELKDSKSILLPIQTTENTQAPLTKNQSVSNTDQPVTPLMDENPNPYSRIEGKLDTLLSKMEKMELYCSRFDDGMMRPICSIESRLQRLEQQFDVFSMEIKTLQASSARMTAPDGLSDMINPQDKTDNDGKAENSASTTNRQPGLVVRAPEFSLEESFSCDKSNENAVTLRGPSMVPRLLVKAPDFVSESEFACEKLHDGSFSPVDFALSSEKEPKTSPGLVVKVPEFPNDSDDELEEEKETEVGDHDDGHTKSDAALSESTVDSFKSKSHVSVDGALASALEALLGSTKKTPSSQSAACPASNSTAENTTDSSTCPFSSEQVDETSTNDGSAGQLSGTFVDANKVNTFISCEEADAVPQTYLSKANLKAEVNDLNNVLDLNMMAFAESTEPLCVPQLHTVEESKDVGSQANLKNNGSSSYMMQSIANTEHIIAPSQLPTVLESINDGQQLNGNRSTLSLAEFLVARNANFSKNVISEALSSNGGAEMHTFKRTSMESAKNIKDISQLLLQKALEVNEDDSAKFSVSGGMNSCCLRAFTDSKKRCIESSGLEASLNDSFTKSEVEHSLSDLCSMESFSAEPAREAVGSGGVTAGNCVDDPFTGSSTVNPTAGEELQKVCDLLYEYNDDVLGMAFVAKKTSKSSPSLEVLLAESSDSEAEISDAKDTDNDAGLSSARLFSTFSSSDDEAPRTDEPIIDVVDLPTPLDAYASSKNELVDDESLLDMDDPPIPPESYASVLSDMHHACLNDQSKPSGTFAEEGNGEYPDSLI; from the exons ATGGAGGCGTCGGGATCCGAGCCGGGGCGGCCATGGACGGTGTCCGCCACCTGGGCTCCGGCTGGCGGCGCGGCCGTGGAGGACGCCGTCTCGTTCGAGACGTCCGCCGACGACGCGGAGGCCGTCCCCTCCGCCGTCTTCCTTGAACGCCCTTCCcccgatggcgacggcgacgctccTCCCTGCGAGGTCACTG TTCATTTCAGGGGAAAGTATGAGATTCACAGGGTGTATGTGCGAAGCACAGCTCGGATTTATGAAATATACTATACAACTGACCCCAAGGATAGCTCTAAGGATTATCTATGCACTGTGCGTTGTGGACCTGCAGTTAAAGAGCCACTCCCCTCTGCTGAAGAAAGTATGCCCCAATGGAGTAGTGATGCCTCAACTAGTGAAAAGCATGAGCATGAAACCAAAAGCGTAAGCAGTAGTATTGATGAAGATAGCTGGGTTGATGTCAAAATCCCAGAGTTACATGTGGAAAAGAACAGATCTAAATCTCAAGAACCTAATGCAATTGGAGCCAAACAGGAAACCACTCTG GCACACTATGAAGCAACTGCTGAGATAACTGATGCAAGCCCATGTGTATCTCTAACTGTTCGCCTCCTTTCACTTCAGTCAAAAACATCAGTGCACATCGAGGAGATTTACATATTTGCTGATCCTGTTGAGCCAACCAATGATGAATCAGAAACACGTCCTGGAAACATGGGAGGTAGTTCTTTGTTGGCTATGCTTGTCCCTAGCCTCATGCAAATGTCCAAATCAAGGAACCAGAAAACGgacaataaatatttttctgaTGCCTCAAGGACTCAGCTTTCCCAAGGTTGTGCAATGGCAGTGAATAATAGTCCATGTGAAAATGTAGTGCGAGATGCAGAGCCGTGTAGCACAGATGATTTAAATTTCAAGTCAGCAGGGATGGAAAGCAAACTAAATGCTATAGATGGCGATACAATAACTTATGAAAAAGGCAACCATTATGAGCTAAAGGATTCCAAGTCTATTCTATTGCCTATACAAACAACAGAAAATACACAAGCTCCTTTGACAAAGAACCAGAGTGTGTCAAATACAGATCAGCCTGTTACTCCTCTCATGGATGAAAATCCAAATCCTTACAGTCGCATTGAGGGAAAGCTGGATACTCTTCTCTCTAAGATGGAGAAGATGGAACTATACTGCTCCAGGTTTGACGATGGTATGATGAGGCCTATCTGTAGCATCGAGTCAAGGCTTCAGCGATTGGAACAACAGTTTGATGTGTTCTCTATGGAGATTAAGACTTTACAAGCTTCTTCTGCAAGAATGACAGCCCCAGATGGTTTATCTGATATGATTAATCCACAGGATAAAACAGATAATGATGGTAAGGCTGAAAATTCTGCTTCCACAACCAACAGGCAGCCAGGTCTGGTTGTCAGAGCACCAGAGTTTTCTTTAGAAGAATCCTTCAGTTGCGATAAGTCCAATGAAAATGCAGTTACCTTACGTGGACCGAGCATGGTGCCAAGGCTTCTTGTTAAGGCTCCTGATTTTGTTTCTGAATCTGAGTTTGCTTGTGAGAAGCTTCATGATGGGTCTTTCTCACCAGTTGATTTTGCTCTGTCTTCTGAGAAAGAACCTAAAACTTCCCCAGGTTTAGTTGTCAAGGTTCCAGAATTTCCAAATGATTCAGATGATGAattggaggaagagaaagaaacagAAGTTGGTGATCATGATGATGGTCATACAAAATCTGATGCTGCTTTGAGTGAAAGCACTGTTGACAGCTTCAAAAGCAAATCTCATGTATCTGTCGATGGTGCTCTAGCATCAGCCTTGGAGGCACTTCTTGGTTCAACCAAGAAAACACCATCTTCGCAATCTGCTGCTTGCCCTGCCAGTAATTCAACTGCTGAAAATACTACTGATTCTTCTACCTGCCCATTTTCTTCTGAACAAGTTGATGAGACATCCACTAATGATGGCTCGGCTGGCCAATTATCTGGTACATTCGTTGATGCAAATAAGGTCAATACCTTCATATCTTGTGAGGAAGCAGATGCAGTTCCACAAACTTATCTCTCTAAGGCAAACTTGAAGGCTGAGGTAAACGATCTGAATAATGTTCTCGATTTGAACATGATGGCATTTGCTGAAAGCACAGAACCCTTGTGTGTTCCACAGCTTCACACAGTTGAGGAATCTAAAGATGTTGGAAGCCAAGCAAATCTAAAGAATAATGGCTCTAGTTCATACATGATGCAATCCATTGCAAACACTGAGCACATCATCGCTCCTTCTCAGCTTCCTACTGTCTTGGAATCTATTAATGATGGACAACAGTTGAATGGCAACAGATCTACCTTGTCCTTGGCAGAGTTTCTTGTGGCAAGAAATGCTAACTTTAGTAAGAATGTGATTTCTGAAGCATTATCTAGTAATGGTGGTGCTGAAATGCATACCTTCAAGAGAACATCGATGGAATCTGCTAAGAATATAAAGGATATCAGTCAACTTCTGCTGCAGAAAGCTCTAGAGGTTAATGAGGATGACAGTGCTAAGTTTTCTGTTTCTGGTGGGATGAACTCTTGTTGTCTTAGAGCCTTTACTGATTCCAAGAAAAGATGCATTGAGAGCAGCGGCTTGGAGGCAAGCCTCAATGATAGCTTTACAAAATCAGAGGTAGAGCACTCCTTGTCAGATTTGTGTAGTATGGAGTCATTTAGTGCAGAACCTGCTAGAGAAGCTGTCGGCTCAGGTGGTGTCACAGCTGGAAATTGTGTTGATGATCCTTTTACAGGTAGTTCTACTGTAAACCCAACTGCAGGCGAAGAGCTGCAAAAGGTGTGTGACTTGCTTTACGAGTACAATGATGATGTTTTAGGCATGGCTTTCGTGGCAAAGAAAACAAGTAAGAGCAGCCCTTCTCTCGAAGTCCTACTTGCTGAATCATCTGATTCGGAAGCGGAAATTTCTGATGCGAAGGACACTGACAATGATGCTGGCTTAAGTTCAGCTAGGTTGTTTAGTACATTCTCGTCTTCAGATGATGAAGCTCCTCGCACTGATGAACCTATAATTGATGTAGTTGATCTGCCAACACCATTGGATGCATATGCTTCTTCCAAGAACGAGCTGGTTGATGATGAGTCTTTGCTTGATATGGATGATCCGCCAATTCCTCCAGAGTCGTATGCTTCTGTCCTAAGcgacatgcatcatgcatgtctAAATGATCAATCAAAACCTTCAGGGACATTCGCTGAAGAGGGCAATGGAGAGTATCCTGACAGCCTTATATAG